From the Anabaena sphaerica FACHB-251 genome, one window contains:
- a CDS encoding glycogen debranching protein — MTIWVNEQIDPSGMIHACIACCDETQAQDCHESFEKGLTDQQKTDGWVAQLRTVDSWDEVPVNALKLN; from the coding sequence ATGACTATTTGGGTAAATGAGCAAATTGATCCATCGGGTATGATTCATGCTTGCATTGCTTGTTGTGATGAGACTCAAGCTCAAGATTGTCATGAGTCCTTTGAAAAAGGTTTGACTGATCAGCAAAAGACAGATGGTTGGGTTGCACAGTTACGTACAGTAGATTCTTGGGATGAAGTACCAGTCAATGCTTTAAAACTCAATTGA
- a CDS encoding CP12 domain-containing protein — MLTAADVMTKDVAMIRGSATVKEAVDLMKARDWRALIVDRRHEQDAYGMITESDIVYKVIAYSKDPNKVRVYEIMTKPCVVVNPELGLEYVARLFADHNLRRAPVISGELLGIISLTDILARSSSLEKPRSILLEQELQDEIRKARLVCADKGINSPECAAAWDVVEEIQAEIAHQRAEKPLKSAFEEYCDEYPEADEARLYDV; from the coding sequence ATGTTAACAGCAGCAGATGTAATGACAAAAGATGTAGCGATGATTCGCGGTTCGGCTACAGTCAAAGAAGCAGTTGATTTAATGAAAGCTAGAGACTGGCGAGCGTTAATTGTAGATCGTCGTCATGAACAAGATGCTTATGGCATGATAACAGAAAGTGACATTGTTTATAAAGTCATAGCGTACAGTAAAGATCCCAATAAAGTGCGCGTTTATGAGATCATGACTAAACCTTGTGTTGTTGTTAATCCCGAACTAGGTTTAGAATATGTAGCCAGATTATTTGCTGACCATAATTTGCGTCGTGCGCCTGTAATTAGTGGTGAATTATTAGGAATAATCTCACTAACTGATATCTTAGCTAGAAGCAGTTCTTTAGAAAAACCTCGTTCGATTCTTTTAGAACAAGAATTACAAGATGAAATTAGAAAAGCTCGTCTTGTTTGTGCAGACAAAGGTATTAATTCCCCAGAATGTGCAGCCGCTTGGGATGTAGTGGAAGAAATACAGGCAGAAATTGCCCACCAACGAGCAGAAAAGCCTCTAAAATCAGCTTTTGAAGAATACTGTGATGAGTATCCAGAAGCCGACGAAGCTAGGCTTTATGATGTTTAA
- a CDS encoding methylmalonic aciduria and homocystinuria type D protein: protein MVNYSSVCTSQQGYPINLVGKTGQAVQISIHNPSQYICANCEQILPDWKQQQFLWVVVVLQQSKYPLVEMTAEIEGEKERLREKFMRFGCDVAFNLRDRGYITDLIDPRTGYPLLSHPGPVPHDDTAVAKALLDYPVIKNKCCVLVHPEWGTAVYPSVLLSAAPPEMISLVTKAIAPLHGWMEIGV, encoded by the coding sequence GTGGTGAACTATTCCAGTGTTTGCACTTCCCAGCAAGGCTATCCCATTAATTTAGTTGGCAAAACGGGACAAGCTGTGCAAATTTCTATTCATAATCCCAGTCAATATATCTGTGCCAACTGCGAACAGATATTACCAGATTGGAAACAGCAACAATTTCTGTGGGTGGTGGTTGTCTTACAACAATCAAAATATCCACTGGTGGAAATGACTGCGGAAATAGAGGGGGAAAAGGAACGGTTACGGGAAAAGTTTATGCGGTTTGGTTGTGATGTGGCGTTTAATTTGCGCGATCGCGGCTATATAACAGACTTAATTGATCCCCGTACTGGTTATCCTTTACTTTCCCATCCCGGACCTGTTCCCCATGATGATACGGCAGTTGCTAAAGCTTTATTAGATTATCCAGTCATTAAAAATAAATGCTGTGTGCTGGTGCATCCTGAGTGGGGTACTGCTGTTTATCCCAGCGTCTTGCTTTCGGCAGCACCTCCAGAAATGATTTCGTTGGTAACAAAAGCGATCGCTCCTCTGCATGGGTGGATGGAAATTGGTGTTTAA
- a CDS encoding potassium channel protein, giving the protein MYSTLEQKYKRIQQELMAGALALVIVFLIGTFWYWLVEGWSWEDAAYMTVITLATVGYGETNPLGSRGRLFTIALILMGVVNIGYIVNRFTEAIIEGYFQEGIRLRQQRRLMESLSGHYIICGFSRTGRQIAKEFRAEAVSFVVIDAEFESVQKAESQGYTAYQGDATLDETLLKVGIERAICIVAALPSDAENLYTVLSAKTLNSNIRAIARASTEEALQKLQRGGADAVISPYITGGKRMAAAALRPQVLDFVDGMLSGTDRQLYMEEFLLEPALCPFVGQSLQKAKLRSQTGALVLAIRRCDGNLIGGPTGDTVLMSGDTLICMGTAEQLRSLNQILGPINSQQLRRPKQS; this is encoded by the coding sequence GTGTATTCTACCCTAGAACAGAAATATAAGCGGATTCAACAAGAGTTAATGGCTGGGGCTTTAGCTTTAGTCATTGTTTTCTTAATTGGCACTTTCTGGTATTGGTTGGTAGAGGGCTGGTCATGGGAAGATGCGGCTTACATGACAGTCATCACTTTAGCTACTGTCGGATATGGAGAAACTAACCCGCTAGGTAGTCGGGGACGGTTGTTTACTATTGCTTTAATTTTGATGGGTGTAGTCAATATTGGTTACATTGTCAATAGATTTACAGAAGCTATTATTGAAGGCTATTTTCAAGAAGGGATTCGACTCAGACAACAAAGGCGTTTAATGGAATCATTATCAGGACATTATATCATCTGTGGATTTAGTCGGACTGGGCGACAAATTGCGAAGGAGTTTCGGGCTGAGGCTGTATCTTTTGTAGTGATTGATGCTGAGTTTGAATCTGTGCAGAAAGCTGAATCACAAGGTTATACGGCTTATCAGGGTGATGCGACTTTGGATGAAACTTTGTTGAAGGTTGGTATTGAACGCGCAATTTGTATTGTGGCAGCTTTGCCTTCTGATGCGGAAAATTTATATACCGTTTTATCAGCAAAAACACTGAATTCAAATATTCGGGCGATCGCACGGGCAAGTACAGAAGAAGCTTTACAAAAGTTACAACGGGGCGGTGCAGATGCGGTGATTTCTCCTTATATTACTGGGGGTAAACGCATGGCGGCGGCGGCACTCAGACCACAGGTTTTAGACTTTGTGGATGGGATGCTTTCTGGTACAGATCGTCAGTTATATATGGAAGAATTTTTACTAGAACCTGCTTTGTGTCCTTTTGTCGGTCAAAGTTTACAAAAAGCGAAATTGCGATCGCAAACCGGCGCATTAGTTTTAGCTATTCGTCGCTGTGATGGTAATCTCATTGGTGGACCAACTGGAGATACAGTTTTAATGTCAGGAGATACCTTGATTTGTATGGGTACGGCTGAACAATTGCGGAGTTTAAATCAAATTCTTGGTCCAATTAATTCTCAGCAGCTACGAAGACCGAAACAAAGTTGA
- a CDS encoding Ni/Fe hydrogenase subunit alpha, which produces MKKIIIDPVTRIEGHAKISIYLDDDGQVNDARFHVTEFRGFEKFCVGRPFPEMPGITARICGICPVSHLLASAKTGDRILAVTIPKTATKLRRLMNLGQIVQSHALSFFHLSAPDLLLGMDSEPSKRNVFGLIASDPELARGGIRLRQFGQEIIELLGGKKVHPSWAVPGGVSDPLTEENRTHIQKRIPEARTTVINAIDLFKSLLKNYEKEAQTFGNFPSLFMGLVTSEGLWETYDGNIRFVDSAGNIVADKLDAANYEEFLGEAVQADSYLKSPYYRPLGYPDTSDHCRLDSGMYRVGPLARLNICSQIGTPLADKELKEFRSYGTGTVKSSFFYHYARLIEILACIEHIEILLDDPDILSIRLRAEAGINQLEAVGVSEAPRGTLFHHYRVDENGLMLKVNLIIATGQNNLAMNRTVAQIARHFVQGSEIKEGMLNRVEAGIRAFDPCLSCSTHAVGQMPLLIELVAKDGTVVNQICRD; this is translated from the coding sequence ATGAAAAAAATCATTATTGATCCGGTTACTCGCATTGAAGGACACGCGAAAATTAGCATTTATTTAGACGATGACGGTCAAGTAAATGATGCGCGGTTTCATGTCACCGAATTTCGCGGTTTTGAAAAGTTTTGTGTTGGTCGTCCTTTTCCAGAAATGCCAGGCATTACGGCGAGAATTTGCGGTATTTGCCCGGTAAGTCATTTGTTAGCATCAGCAAAAACAGGCGATCGCATTTTGGCTGTAACTATCCCCAAAACCGCTACAAAATTACGTCGTCTAATGAATTTAGGGCAAATTGTCCAATCTCATGCTTTGAGTTTCTTTCACCTTAGCGCCCCAGATTTATTATTAGGCATGGATAGCGAACCATCAAAACGCAATGTTTTTGGTTTGATAGCATCCGACCCAGAATTAGCTAGGGGTGGTATTCGTTTACGGCAATTTGGACAAGAAATCATTGAATTATTAGGAGGAAAAAAAGTCCATCCCTCTTGGGCGGTTCCTGGTGGAGTAAGTGACCCTTTAACTGAAGAAAATCGCACTCACATTCAAAAACGCATTCCTGAAGCCAGAACCACTGTTATTAATGCCATAGATTTATTTAAAAGTTTGTTGAAAAATTACGAAAAAGAAGCGCAAACTTTTGGTAATTTCCCCAGTTTATTTATGGGGTTAGTCACATCAGAAGGTTTATGGGAAACTTATGATGGAAATATCCGTTTTGTCGATAGTGCAGGAAACATTGTTGCTGATAAACTTGATGCTGCTAATTATGAGGAATTTCTCGGTGAAGCAGTCCAAGCTGATTCTTACTTGAAATCTCCTTACTATCGTCCTTTAGGTTATCCTGATACTAGCGACCATTGTCGTTTAGATAGTGGAATGTATCGCGTTGGACCTCTAGCAAGATTGAATATTTGCAGTCAGATTGGTACACCTTTAGCGGATAAGGAATTAAAAGAATTTCGCAGTTATGGAACTGGTACTGTTAAATCTTCTTTCTTTTATCATTATGCGCGGTTAATTGAAATTTTGGCTTGTATTGAACACATCGAAATTTTACTGGATGACCCAGATATTTTATCAATTCGTCTCCGTGCAGAAGCTGGTATTAACCAATTAGAAGCTGTGGGTGTCAGTGAAGCACCAAGGGGAACATTATTCCATCATTATCGGGTTGATGAAAATGGTTTAATGTTAAAGGTAAATTTAATCATTGCAACTGGTCAAAATAATTTAGCAATGAATCGCACAGTTGCCCAAATTGCCCGTCATTTTGTCCAAGGTAGTGAAATTAAAGAAGGAATGTTAAACCGTGTCGAGGCTGGTATTCGGGCTTTTGACCCTTGTTTGAGTTGTTCTACCCACGCAGTTGGACAGATGCCTTTACTAATAGAGTTAGTGGCAAAAGATGGGACTGTTGTTAATCAAATCTGTCGAGATTAA
- a CDS encoding dihydrofolate reductase family protein codes for MRKICLFIASSLDGYIATKSGDIDWLFTDQDYGYSEFFNKIDTLIMGNKTYQQILGFGEYPYPGKEAFVFSSTQHGEKDDHVTFVGEDLKNFISKLCQSSGGDIWLVGGSQVINYFLENKFLDEIIIAIHPILLGEGIPLFSGNNSKITQRLDLIDVKTYSSGLVQVYYLFC; via the coding sequence ATGAGAAAAATCTGCTTGTTCATAGCTTCTAGTCTGGACGGATATATTGCTACTAAATCCGGTGATATAGATTGGTTATTTACTGACCAAGATTATGGTTATTCAGAGTTTTTTAACAAAATAGATACATTAATTATGGGGAATAAGACTTATCAGCAAATTCTTGGTTTTGGTGAATATCCCTATCCTGGTAAAGAAGCTTTTGTTTTTTCAAGTACGCAACATGGAGAAAAAGATGATCATGTCACATTTGTAGGGGAAGATTTAAAGAATTTCATCAGCAAGTTATGTCAATCTAGCGGTGGTGATATCTGGCTAGTTGGCGGTTCACAGGTGATAAACTATTTTCTAGAAAACAAGTTTTTGGATGAAATTATTATCGCTATCCACCCAATTCTTTTAGGTGAGGGTATCCCTTTATTTAGCGGCAATAATTCCAAGATTACGCAAAGATTAGATTTAATAGATGTGAAAACCTATTCTTCGGGATTAGTGCAAGTTTATTATTTATTCTGTTAA
- a CDS encoding ExbD/TolR family protein codes for MRLPDEPDIPAQINIVPMIDVIFAILTFFIMSTLFLTRSEGLPVNLPKAATTKSQAATKPITVTVDQTGNISLNREAVTLNALPEQIQKLKGNNAEVMVIINADMNASHGQVVGVMDRLRQVQGAKLAIAAQKPGVAD; via the coding sequence ATGCGCCTACCCGATGAACCAGATATTCCAGCACAGATCAACATTGTACCTATGATCGATGTCATCTTTGCGATTTTGACATTTTTCATTATGTCAACTCTGTTTTTAACTCGCTCGGAAGGATTACCAGTTAATTTACCCAAAGCCGCAACAACAAAATCACAAGCAGCCACAAAACCAATTACTGTAACTGTAGACCAAACAGGCAACATTAGTCTAAACCGTGAAGCTGTTACCCTCAATGCTTTACCAGAACAAATACAGAAATTAAAGGGTAATAATGCTGAAGTGATGGTAATTATTAACGCTGATATGAACGCTTCGCATGGACAGGTTGTGGGAGTCATGGATCGTTTGCGTCAGGTGCAGGGAGCAAAATTAGCGATCGCGGCTCAAAAACCTGGCGTTGCTGATTAA